In a genomic window of Punica granatum isolate Tunisia-2019 chromosome 6, ASM765513v2, whole genome shotgun sequence:
- the LOC116211672 gene encoding internal alternative NAD(P)H-ubiquinone oxidoreductase A2, mitochondrial-like — translation MAWFRNLIHISGLKSSVKVNPRNMSFTTALSHFSTLPSPPSATAHNYYSGLGPTKPDERPRVVVLGSGWAACRFMKGLDTSLYDIVCVSPRNHMVFTPLLASTCVGTLEFRSVAEPIGRIQPAVSTAPGSYFFLANCTGLEADKHVVRCETVTDGVNTITPWKFDIAYDKLVIALGAEASTFGIHGVKENAIFLREVHHAVEIRRKLLLNLMLSDVPGISEDEKRRLLHCVVVGGGPTGVEFSGELSDFIMRDVRQRYAHVKDYIHVTLIEANEILSSFDDRLRRYATSQLTKSGVRLVRGVVKDVKSQKIVLNDGTEVPYGLLVWSTGVGPSPFVRSLEVPKSPGGRIGIDEWLRVPSMQDVFAIGDCSGFLESTGKPVLPALAQVAERQGKYLASLLNGIGKAGGGHANCAKDAEFGGPFVYKHLGSMATVGRYKALVDLRQSKEAKGLSLAGFVSWFIWRSAYLTRVISWRNRFYVAINWLTTLVFGRDISRI, via the exons ATGGCCTGGTTTAGGAACTTGATTCACATCTCCGGCCTCAAATCCTCTGTCAAGGTCAACCCGCGCAACATGTCCTTCACCACCGCCCTGTCCCATTTCAGCACCCTTCCCAGCCCACCGTCTGCTACAGCGCACAACTACTACTCTGGTCTGGGCCCCACGAAGCCCGATGAGAGGCCGAGGGTGGTGGTGCTGGGCTCCGGGTGGGCCGCGTGCCGATTCATGAAAGGGCTTGACACCAGCTTGTACGACATCGTCTGCGTCTCTCCCAGGAACCACATGGTGTTCACTCCTCTGCTCGCCTCCACTTGCGTGGGCACGCTGGAGTTCAGGTCGGTGGCCGAGCCCATTGGCCGGATCCAGCCTGCCGTCTCCACCGCCCCGGGCTCCTACTTCTTCCTAGCTAATTGTACAGGGCTCGAAGCTGATAAGCACGTG GTCCGATGCGAGACTGTAACAGATGGAGTAAACACCATAACCCCATGGAAGTTTGACATCGCTTATGACAAGCTTGTTATCGCTTTAGGAGCCGAGGCGTCCACTTTCGGAATCCATGGGGTGAAAGAGAATGCAATTTTCCTCCGGGAAGTCCACCATGCTGTCGAGATCCGCCGGAAACTGCTCCTCAACCTGATGCTCTCTGATGTGCCTG GAATTTCCGAGGATGAAAAGCGCAGGCTTCTGCACTGTGTTGTTGTTGGCGGTGGTCCTACAGGTGTTGAGTTTAGCGGTGAGCTCAGTGATTTCATTATGAGAGATGTTCGTCAAAGATATGCCCATGTGAAAGATTACATACACGTCACTCTTATAGAG GCGAACGAGATATTGTCTTCCTTTGATGATCGCCTCCGGCGATATGCCACTAGCCAACTGACAAAG TCAGGAGTTCGTCTAGTTCGCGGTGTTGTTAAGGATGTTAAATCTCAGAAGATAGTTCTGAATGATGGAACAGAGGTTCCTTACGGCCTGCTGGTATGGTCCACTGGAGTTGGTCCCTCACCTTTCGTAAGGTCTCTCGAAGTTCCTAAATCACCGGGTGGGAG GATTGGGATTGATGAATGGCTTCGAGTTCCTTCCATGCAGGATGTGTTTGCCATTGGGGACTGTAGTGGATTTCTTGAAAGTACTGGCAAACCAGTTCTTCCAGCTTTGGCCCAA GTGGCAGAACGGCAAGGGAAATATCTGGCAAGTTTATTAAACGGGATTGGCAAAGCTGGGGGCGGGCACGCAAACTGTGCAAAAGATGCAGAATTTGGAGGTCCATTTGTTTATAAGCATCTCGGCAGTATGGCTACTGTTGGAAGGTACAAGGCTCTTGTGGATCTTAGACAGAGCaag GAGGCAAAAGGGCTGTCACTGGCAGGATTTGTCAGTTGGTTCATTTGGCGGTCAGCATACCTGACTCGCGTTATAAGCTGGAGGAACAGATTCTATGTGGCGATCAACTGGCTCACAACTCTTGTGTTTGGCCGGGATATCAGCCGAATATAG